Within Aspergillus oryzae RIB40 DNA, chromosome 2, the genomic segment ATATGATATTCCCTGGGATGAGCCATGGGTGGGAAGACCTCCAATTCCTTCGGCAGCATTGGGATGGCCCAATCGTACTGAAGGGTATACAAACGGTCGAGGACGCAAAGCTGGCAGTTGAGTACGGAATGCAGGGAATAGTAGTATCCAACCATGGCGGACGCCAGCAGGATGGGGGAGTAGGATCTTTGGACATGCTTCCAGACATTGTCGATGCGGTGGGAAAAGATCTAGAAGTCATCTTCGATTCTGGCGTGCGTTGCGGTGCTGATGTAGCTAAGGCTCTAGCGCTAGGGGCCAAAATGGTCCTTATCGGTCGGCCCTACGTGTACGGACTTGCCATCGCTGGTAGGGAGGGTGTCCGCCATGTACTACAGAGCACCTTAGGTGATCTACAGCTTACTCTTCATCTGTCGGGGATCAGATCTGTGCAGCCAGAGCACCTTAATCGATCTAGACTACGACGGATGGATTAAGCAACATACAGGTACTAGCTAATAAGGTTGAACTTGTGCCTAAGTTCAAGATAAACATATGTACATAACCCTAACCTGAGCTCTACAGGATTCAAGGTCAAAAACTAGTTATTTGATTATTATAGAATGGCCATCTTGTATTTAGCCACGCCAAGTAGGCTCAACTGGATCAAATACTTCACAAGAGCAGAGCATAAACCGAACTGGATCCTAAAAAGCCTCGCCTTCAAGGTCACAGATACATATCTTTCGGTGAGCCAAAGCTACCCCAGCACGTGAATGCTACATGTCTTGAACAACTCCTCTACTATTTGAAATGTACGAATTCATCCATAATGCACTCTTACTGTTAGACCAGTTACCCATTTAATGATCACGATATGTTTTATTGTTGGGGGCACAAAGAGACTCACCAAAGCGCAGTAGCTCACATAATTAGCTTGGCACATACTAGTGAGGGAGCAAATAAGGTGCAACAcaccagcaaagaaagacatgTGCCAGACAGAGATAACTCGCCCCGAAGGGACCTCGCTCGCTGTTGAGCGGACCATTCAGGACTTTTGTTTCCAAAAATTGCTTGCGTCTGACCATCGAACATATCGAAGATATGAAAGCAAGATCCCCTACTCCAAGTCCCGGCGTATAGCCGGGGTGAGAGCAGCCCGCActatggaggaggaaatggaagaagagaaaagggggaaagCTCCGTCTTTATATAGTTTCCTTTTACGTCAGGATTGCAAGGGAAGGACCGGAGTTGGTTTGTGTCTAGTGGTAATGATGAAGGCATCGTCAAAGTAACCAATTACACTTTTGACAATGCATGACAGGAGGTGGTAGTGTGTCAGGTCACGTAAGCCTACTAGTAGTTTATTTAACGGTCTGAATAACAacttctatctatatacaagaacTACCGTAGCTTTAGAAGCATCAACTCTGGGGATTCGATACATTCCCGGACTTTATTGGCCATCCGAGCCATAGTCGCGCCGTCCACGACTCGGTGATCTGCACTCCAGCTGAAATTTACCAATTCACCCTTGGTAACCTGACCCGCCTCATCGAAGATTGGTACCGTCTTGGATTTTCCAACACCCAGGATAGCCACTTCATTGGACACAATCACTGGTGCGACATAGGTACCCCCAATATTTCCTATATTTGAGACGGTGATTGTTCCGCCACTCAGGTCGGCTGGAGTGAGCTTCCCTTCTTTACCTAAGGCGCTCAGACGGGAGATTTCTGCTGCAACATCTTCAATAGACCGGTTGGCAACATCTTTAACATTTGGCACAATCAAGCCTTGCGGTGTATCCATTGCAACACCAATATTGTGTCTGGGCCGCATGATGAGTTGTGGCTTGTCGGGATTGCTTGTGTCAACCTTGGCGTTCAAGATTGGATATTCATTTAGGGCTAGAGAGACGGCTTTAATAacgaaggagaggaaggtaaTTCTCCTGGGGTCCTTCGGATCATTGGCCAGTTTCTTTCTCAGAGCAGTGATATTGTTGATGTTTAGCTCATCTGCAAATAGGAAGTGAGGGATGTTGAGCGACCGTGTCATGGTCTTAAACATTTGTGACTGAATTGGTGTCAGGTTGACCGCTGTATCTGACTGCTGTGACACAGGGGTTGTAGGGATTGTAGGGGTTGTAGGTTGCGACGTAGGTGCAGAGTCCCGCACTGTCACAAACCGAAGGACATCTTCTTTGAGGACTCGTCCGTCTTTCCCTGTCCCTGGAATGTCTAGTATATTCACATTATGGGCCTTCAGCATCCCGCGGACGGCCGGGGTGGCAAGAGTTGCATATCGTGAACCATTCTTCGGAGCTTCTGGCTTCTGGGTAGTAGCAGCCACTTCTACCGAGGGTTGTTTTGTCTCAGCCTGTGCAGGAGCAGGGCTAGGTTGCGCCGGTGCTGGTGCTGGCTCAGGTGGTGGGTTATCCTCTGGATATTttccatcctcaacctctaTATCACACAGAGCCTACAGTGGAATTCTCTCAGCGATCATATTTTCGAAGTATAGATGTAGTGCAATTTTACGTACCCTTCCTGTGGGGACAGTGTCATCTGCTTGGAAGTGAAGCTTCTTAACAATGCCTTCGTACCTCGAGGTAATCTGATACTGTTAGGTCTCTATTTGCTGGTCATTGGTGCAAAAGCGACTCACATCATCCACTGCCTTATCCGATTGATACTGGCAGAGAGGTTTCCACTCCTCTATATGGGCGCCTTCCTCGACGTACCATTGGATGATCTGAACTTCCGTGATCCCTGAGGAGCGCAAGTAAGGTGAGTAAGCATATGATATATGTGTATAACACAGGTTACGGGATGTTTTGACGTACCTTCGCCAACATCCTTCAGGATCTGAGACTTGACCCCCCACAGAGCCGGAGCAGCATGGAATGTGCGACGGGGAAAGGATATTGTTGACGGGGAGCGAGTTATCGGCAGGACTCTGCGAGATTGACAAGAACGGAGAGCCCAAGAGAGGCCTCCATTGCAGCGTAGAATGCTCATCGTCGAGCTGAAGTCAACCCACGGttatggaggaggaaagaatacTTTTCGAGAGGGGAGAGCGCAACATTTCATTGTGGAATGATGGTGGTAGTCCATTATTATTGCTCTCCTTCCTCCGCATTCTGAACCCCGAGCGCCGACGATAGCCGACCCCAGCGTCATCCCACGTGACTGGCTCTCCGCATTTTACGAACGGGCATTTCGGTCCATATTTGCTTCCGCGATGTGTTGCGGAGAAATAAACCACTGGTGTCGAGCTACCTGGTTTTGTGTTGATAAGACTGGGCCAAGATGTGCGATAAAACGAAAAAGTTAGCTAAGGAGGGTCCAATTGGTTCCTCTCCAGCTATGTTCTCCCCTAGACAGGCATTTTCACTTCAATTGGTGAGGAAAGATCTTCCTGAGCGGTCGCGCACTGTCAGAGAAGCCATACTTGAAAGGTGACAGATTTTTAAGACTCGAGAGGACCTCGGAGGGCGTTGTTGGTGACCAAAAACAATATATTGTCGCGCAATGAAAGTAACATTGGCAGTCTCAGCCTTACCACACCTGTGCAAAGTGCGTGGGGGTTTATGGATTCATGAAAGAGATTGAGTCTACGCCCGGACGGGTCTCAGATCAATGGACCAAGTCTCCTGCGCCAATAATAGACAGTAAAACATGATTGCCTGAGGAACTTGGCAATCAGGTACTACAGTCGCCCATACTCCGAGTACGCTCGAGACTTTTTGTTCAGGTGGAAAAGGTTTGGTACCACCAGCGCGGAGATCCCAAAAAAAGCCATTCAATTGCCGATCACGATTGGTGCGTATCGCATCGTGGCTGATTTAGTGCCGTCGCCATTCTCCAGCGCTACCATACAACCTGATCCATCCAGACCAATAATGAGCACCAATTTAACCTTGTAGCCTGGTACTCAGTTCATTGAAGCAGCGTCCGCGAACTCTCCAGCCTTATTTACCTCTCCGAGTCTCTCCCTAGTACCTTAATCCCTTAGAAACCCATGGGTTGTTATCCTGGACCGTGGCCTAAACGATCACGTACCACAATGGTGGCCGAACACTTGACTCTTCGCAATCTCACCTCCACGCCCATTACCCTGAAGCGCATTGAGCGCTTTCATCCGCATCATGGTCATAATATCCAACATATGGCTAGAAACTTCA encodes:
- a CDS encoding uncharacterized protein (dihydrolipoamide transacylase (alpha-keto acid dehydrogenase E2 subunit)); the encoded protein is MSILRCNGGLSWALRSCQSRRVLPITRSPSTISFPRRTFHAAPALWGVKSQILKDVGEGITEVQIIQWYVEEGAHIEEWKPLCQYQSDKAVDDITSRYEGIVKKLHFQADDTVPTGRALCDIEVEDGKYPEDNPPPEPAPAPAQPSPAPAQAETKQPSVEVAATTQKPEAPKNGSRYATLATPAVRGMLKAHNVNILDIPGTGKDGRVLKEDVLRFVTVRDSAPTSQPTTPTIPTTPVSQQSDTAVNLTPIQSQMFKTMTRSLNIPHFLFADELNINNITALRKKLANDPKDPRRITFLSFVIKAVSLALNEYPILNAKVDTSNPDKPQLIMRPRHNIGVAMDTPQGLIVPNVKDVANRSIEDVAAEISRLSALGKEGKLTPADLSGGTITVSNIGNIGGTYVAPVIVSNEVAILGVGKSKTVPIFDEAGQVTKGELVNFSWSADHRVVDGATMARMANKVRECIESPELMLLKLR